One Streptomyces sp. P9-A2 DNA window includes the following coding sequences:
- a CDS encoding HEAT repeat domain-containing protein, which produces MATEWGALQHAYGSAEDTPPYLCQLLNEDPEVQAEALGMLDMSVLHQGSLYSSTPPAALFVAAILTHPQTLAEHESFFPWDDRTRPLRAALLDWLGQIADSASYGEDPGSEDEYGDEYDGEDEDELEAIHACRSIRRELYDAVEPFLDDPHPDTREAALGTVTLLLKAPDLAELVPRAAHRLRNVLAADGSRRERSSAALAMGAWGQDTTGLLNDPDPAVRACAALATGCEHMPRATAVLLEALQSPAEADHWFPDPLPQIDGWLRFTLLKAVLDRVGAFEDLAPAAMALIPLASDYTVDRDWGPLLVKAFPTGYSPGLPLSAAQRELLQAVTANDNCWGNIGNRFHWLREAGLPEQRDAIRALL; this is translated from the coding sequence ATGGCAACTGAATGGGGCGCCTTGCAGCATGCATATGGGAGTGCCGAGGACACCCCGCCGTACCTGTGTCAACTCCTGAACGAGGATCCCGAGGTGCAGGCCGAGGCACTGGGAATGCTCGATATGTCCGTGCTGCATCAAGGATCCCTGTACAGTTCCACCCCGCCGGCCGCACTGTTCGTCGCAGCGATCCTGACCCACCCCCAGACTTTGGCCGAGCACGAGAGCTTCTTCCCCTGGGATGACCGGACCCGGCCCCTGCGTGCCGCACTACTCGACTGGCTCGGCCAGATCGCCGACTCGGCCTCCTACGGCGAAGACCCCGGCAGCGAGGACGAGTACGGGGATGAGTACGACGGCGAGGACGAAGACGAGCTCGAAGCGATCCACGCATGCCGGAGTATCCGACGCGAGCTCTACGACGCGGTCGAACCGTTCCTCGACGATCCGCATCCGGACACCCGAGAGGCAGCCCTCGGAACGGTCACCCTGCTTCTGAAGGCACCCGACCTCGCTGAGCTCGTCCCCCGCGCCGCCCACCGCCTGCGCAACGTTCTCGCAGCAGACGGAAGCCGCCGAGAACGCTCCTCCGCAGCTCTGGCGATGGGCGCCTGGGGCCAGGACACCACCGGCCTCCTCAACGATCCTGATCCAGCCGTGCGCGCCTGCGCCGCTTTGGCCACCGGATGCGAGCACATGCCACGAGCCACCGCCGTCCTGCTCGAAGCCCTGCAAAGCCCGGCCGAGGCAGACCACTGGTTCCCCGACCCCCTCCCCCAGATCGACGGCTGGCTCCGCTTCACCCTTCTGAAGGCCGTCCTTGACCGCGTCGGCGCCTTCGAGGACCTAGCCCCGGCGGCCATGGCCCTGATACCGCTCGCCAGCGACTACACCGTCGACCGCGACTGGGGTCCGCTGCTCGTCAAAGCCTTCCCCACCGGCTACAGCCCTGGCCTGCCACTGTCGGCCGCGCAACGAGAGCTTCTGCAAGCCGTCACCGCCAATGACAATTGCTGGGGAAATATTGGCAACAGATTCCACTGGCTCAGGGAAGCCGGCCTGCCGGAGCAG
- a CDS encoding transposase — MARPSRYPLELRRRAVRMVAEVRDDHPNETAALQAVTDKLGIGSRETLRNWVKQHEIDAGTRPGTTTEESAQLKALKKENAELKRANEILKAAASFFAAELDRPHTRS, encoded by the coding sequence ATGGCACGACCCTCCCGTTACCCGCTTGAGCTCCGCCGTCGTGCGGTGCGCATGGTCGCCGAGGTGCGCGACGACCACCCGAACGAGACGGCCGCCCTGCAGGCGGTCACCGACAAGCTCGGCATCGGGTCCCGCGAGACGCTGCGGAACTGGGTCAAGCAGCACGAGATCGACGCGGGGACGCGTCCGGGGACGACGACGGAGGAGTCCGCCCAGCTCAAGGCGTTGAAGAAGGAGAACGCCGAGCTGAAGCGGGCCAACGAGATCCTCAAGGCCGCGGCGAGTTTCTTCGCGGCCGAGCTCGACCGGCCACACACGCGCTCGTAG
- a CDS encoding IS30 family transposase: protein MRSPGRPPIRREVERAFWVKIAEGMASEDAAVTCGVSPVVGSRWFRERGGMPSIQLSPPSGRYLSFAEREEIALLNAQDVGVREIARRLGRDPSTVSRELRRNAATRGGQLTYRASIAQWKAELMARRPKTPKLVANERLREYVQDRLAGEVRRPDGTPVAGPQTPRWKGRNKPRRQDRRWARAWSPEQIAHRLKADFPDDESMRISHEAIYQALYVQGRGALKRELVACLRTGRALRVPRSRSRRRAGGHVTPEVMISQRPAEAEDRAVPGHWEGDLIIGTGKSAIGTLVERTTRFTMLLHLPRMEGFGIEPRVKNGPALAGLGAEAVRDAIAATITTLPEQLRRSLTWDRGKELAQHAQLRFGTGLQVYFADPHSPWQRGTNENTNGLLRQYFPKGTDLSRWDPEDLQAVALALNSRPRKTLGWKTPAEALNGHLLSIQEAGVATTG from the coding sequence ATGCGTTCGCCGGGGCGGCCTCCGATCCGTCGGGAAGTGGAGCGGGCGTTCTGGGTGAAGATCGCCGAGGGGATGGCCAGCGAGGACGCTGCCGTCACGTGCGGCGTATCCCCGGTAGTGGGATCCCGGTGGTTCCGTGAGCGTGGCGGCATGCCGTCGATCCAGCTCAGCCCGCCATCAGGCCGGTACCTGTCCTTCGCGGAACGCGAGGAGATCGCGCTGCTCAACGCCCAGGACGTGGGCGTGCGCGAGATCGCACGCCGGCTGGGCAGGGATCCGTCGACCGTCTCGCGGGAACTGCGGCGCAACGCGGCCACCCGCGGCGGACAGCTCACCTACCGGGCCTCGATCGCGCAGTGGAAGGCGGAGCTGATGGCGCGGCGTCCCAAGACGCCGAAGCTGGTGGCCAATGAGCGGCTGCGTGAGTATGTGCAGGACCGGCTCGCCGGAGAGGTCCGGCGTCCGGACGGGACGCCGGTGGCCGGGCCGCAGACGCCGCGGTGGAAAGGACGCAACAAGCCCCGGCGTCAGGACCGGCGGTGGGCGAGGGCGTGGAGTCCGGAGCAGATCGCCCACCGGCTCAAGGCGGACTTCCCCGATGATGAGTCCATGCGTATCTCGCACGAGGCGATCTACCAGGCCCTCTACGTCCAGGGACGCGGGGCGCTCAAGCGCGAGCTGGTCGCCTGCCTGCGCACCGGCCGTGCGCTGCGGGTTCCCCGCTCCCGCTCCCGACGGCGGGCGGGCGGGCACGTCACGCCCGAGGTGATGATCAGTCAGCGGCCGGCCGAAGCTGAAGACCGTGCGGTCCCAGGGCACTGGGAGGGAGACTTGATCATCGGCACCGGCAAGTCCGCGATCGGCACGCTGGTGGAACGCACGACGCGGTTCACGATGCTTCTGCATCTGCCCCGGATGGAAGGCTTCGGTATCGAGCCGCGGGTGAAGAACGGGCCGGCGCTGGCAGGCCTGGGCGCCGAGGCCGTCAGGGACGCGATCGCCGCCACGATTACCACGCTGCCCGAGCAGCTGCGTCGCTCATTGACCTGGGACCGTGGCAAGGAGCTGGCTCAGCATGCCCAACTCCGCTTCGGCACAGGGTTGCAGGTCTACTTCGCCGACCCGCACAGCCCCTGGCAGCGAGGCACGAACGAGAACACCAACGGGCTGCTGCGACAGTACTTTCCCAAGGGCACCGACCTGTCGCGATGGGATCCCGAAGATCTCCAGGCTGTTGCTCTCGCACTCAACAGCAGGCCCCGCAAGACCCTCGGTTGGAAGACACCCGCCGAAGCCCTCAACGGGCATCTACTATCGATTCAGGAAGCCGGTGTTGCAACGACCGGTTGA
- a CDS encoding IS3 family transposase — protein sequence MDEHRDRFGGVEPICRVLTDHDCKIAPSTYYAHKKRLETPSARRLRDEELKERIQDVHTSNYRVYGARKVWRELNRQGHAVARCTVERLMRELGIQGAVRGRRVITTIPGGQVQRAPDLVDRDFVAVAPNRCWVADFTHVKTWSATVYVAFVVDTFSRRIVGWSAATVKETVFVLDALEMALWQRDRDKQPVQPGELIHHSDAGSQPGLNRSLQHRLPESIVDAR from the coding sequence ATCGACGAGCACCGGGACCGCTTCGGCGGCGTCGAGCCGATCTGCCGGGTCCTCACCGACCACGACTGCAAGATCGCCCCCTCCACGTACTACGCCCACAAGAAACGCCTCGAAACGCCCTCCGCCCGCCGCTTGCGCGACGAAGAACTCAAGGAGCGGATCCAGGACGTCCACACGTCCAACTACCGTGTCTACGGGGCCCGGAAGGTCTGGCGCGAGCTGAACCGGCAGGGACATGCGGTGGCCCGCTGCACCGTCGAGCGCCTGATGCGCGAGCTCGGGATCCAGGGGGCAGTGCGCGGCAGACGCGTCATCACCACGATCCCCGGCGGACAGGTCCAGCGGGCCCCCGATCTGGTCGACCGCGACTTCGTCGCCGTCGCTCCGAACCGGTGCTGGGTGGCGGACTTCACCCATGTGAAGACCTGGTCCGCGACCGTCTATGTCGCGTTCGTCGTGGACACCTTCTCCCGCCGGATCGTCGGCTGGTCCGCGGCCACCGTGAAGGAGACCGTCTTCGTGCTGGACGCCCTGGAGATGGCCCTCTGGCAACGCGACCGCGATAAACAGCCGGTTCAGCCGGGCGAGTTGATCCATCACTCGGACGCCGGGTCGCAACCCGGACTCAACCGGTCGTTGCAACACCGGCTTCCTGAATCGATAGTAGATGCCCGTTGA